One window of the Candidatus Nanopelagicales bacterium genome contains the following:
- a CDS encoding universal stress protein — protein MSTIVVGFVAKPEGRAAVRRGIEEARLRGSRIVVVSSARGGSSLDSETAIELDKDMEAVHNLLHESGIEHEVRQLIRGQSPAEDLISVAEDEGAELIVIGLRRRTPVGKLIMGSNAQQVLLDANCPVLAVKAGSDD, from the coding sequence GTGTCGACCATCGTCGTGGGCTTCGTCGCCAAGCCCGAGGGCCGGGCGGCCGTCCGGCGGGGGATCGAGGAGGCCCGGCTGCGCGGTTCGCGCATCGTCGTCGTCAGCTCGGCCCGGGGCGGGTCGTCCCTGGACTCCGAGACGGCCATCGAGCTCGACAAGGACATGGAGGCCGTTCACAACCTCCTGCACGAGTCCGGCATCGAGCACGAGGTGCGTCAGCTCATCCGCGGTCAGTCGCCGGCCGAGGACCTCATCTCCGTCGCGGAGGACGAGGGTGCCGAGCTGATCGTGATCGGGCTGCGCCGGCGCACCCCGGTGGGCAAGCTGATCATGGGGTCGAACGCCCAGCAGGTCCTGCTCGACGCGAACTGCCCCGTCCTCGCCGTCAAGGCCGGGTCGGACGACTAG